From the genome of Chryseobacterium geocarposphaerae:
TTTTGAATCACAAAATATTTTCCATCATGTTCACTGGAATCATCACTTTTTTGTGTTGTACTGTCGTCCTTTTTTGAAGATTCGGAAAGAGTATTGCTTTTGTTTTCTGTTAGAAGTATTTCATTTGAGGGTTGACCATCAGTATAGCTTTCTTCAGTATAATTTAGCTCTTTCTCTAAATTTAGCTTTTCGTCTGATTGAAGAACTTTTTTATCTATTAAAAATTGAGGGTTTTCAGGAATAAAAACTTGTTTACCTACTTCAGGTTCTCCGTGTATAATGTCATTCTCAGGACAGGAGAGATTGTGAAAAGTTTTTAAATAATTTTCATCCTTTATACTGAAGTTTTGAGCAATACTGGCAAAACTGTCGTTGGCTTTTGTGATATATATTTTCATATTATGATTGTGCTTTTAGATGTAATTTGTGTTTGTGAAATAATTTATCCTTATACCAAATGTTTATCTCTAGTTTTATTTCGGATAGCTGTCTTGTGATTTTATTTGTAAAATAATGTAAATGTATATTGGCCTTTAATTTGTTTACATCATTTTCATCTCTAATACGAGAACCTTTTATAAGTTCCTGAAAACTGCAGTTTTCTGATATTTTTCCGGTAAGAACTGTCTCAATATACTCCGGATTTTCATAAAAATATTCGCTTTTAAAATTAAATTCTAATGGAAATGAATTATAATAAATGGCAAATTTTTCTTTCCATTCGGCTTTTTTATGAAACCAATTGATATCGGGAAATAATATTTTATAAACCAAGGTGCATTGCATTTGTCTTAAAAAATAATCTTCATTGGAAATATTTTCACTGAACAAATCAATATAGGAATTTGCTACATCACCGATAAAAAAATCTTTGAGTTCAGATTCTTTATCTTTAAATTTTTGAACCAGACTCTTGTGATTGGCCAATGCTGATATTTTCCCTTCTGATAATATGAACGAAATAGGGGAGATCTTTTCCATACAGGCGAGAGCAAAAGATGTTACTTTGTCATCGGGAACAATATTATTTTTTCTAAAATCAGTTTGCTGGGTTTTTACAATAATCTGTCCCTTTTTCTCCTCAACATCCAAACGAATTTTATAATTAAGCTGTAATTGATCTTGATTGAATTGTTCAATATTCTCTGTGACAGTATATTCAGAGGAATGAAATGAAATTATATCTACAATTGATGGAAGTTTTTTTTGTAATTGTCTTTCTTGCTCTGTTTTAGAAATATAAGATATAGGTATTAAAATAAATTTCACGCCCTGCAAGTTTCCGAACCACAACTTATCCATTTTTTCGCAATGTTTATTATGGAACTCCTTAAGCTCTAGTTCGTTCATATTCACACGAAATGCGATAGAATTAAGACTATCTTTTGGTTGCACTTTATATTTGATAAAATTGTTGTCCATCATCAAATATCTTTCAGATGATATAAAGCTATAAAAAAGGAAAAAAATAGCTTGTAGTAATTCTACTACAAGTGACAAGGAATCGAAAAAATATATTAAAAAAACCTTTCAATTTGTTTGAAAGGTTTTTAAATTTTATGATGTTAAGGTTTTTAGAACCCTACTAATCTTGCGAATAAATCAGGGAAAACACCTAAGACAATAATCGAAGCAATAACGAATACTCCAACGATATTGTATGTAAGGGTTACTTTCTCTGAAGATTTGAATGTGCTTTCTTTGAAGAAGAACATGGAAATGATCAATCTCAAATAGTACGCAATAGAAACTGCAGATCCTAAAACCGCTACCAATACGAGGAAAACCCCGTGATTAGAATTCATTGCCTGAGAGAATAAAGCAAATTTCCCCATGAAACCAGCCGTTAACGGAACTCCCGCCATTGAAAGCATAGAGATTGCCGCTACGGTTGCCAATAAAGGTTCTGTTTTTGCCAATCCTTTGAAAGCTCCGAAAGAAGTCTCTCTTTTTAGTTTTTCAACATAAATTAAGCACATGAAAACTCCTACTGTAGACAAAGCATAAGCAAATAAATAGAACGCCAAATTGTAAGTAGAAAGGCTTGTCATTCCGAAGAATACCAACCCGATGTATCCAGCGTGAGAAACTGAAGAGTAAGCCAACATTCTTTTTGCATTGGTCTGAGCAAGCCCCATAACGTTTGCCAAAAGCAAGGTAATAATTAAGAATACCCCGAAAACATTAATCCATTCTGCTGTAACGCCACCGAATCCGATCGTCATTAATCTGAATAGAGCAAAGAATCCTGAGATCTTTACAACACTCGCCATAAAAGCCGTGATCAATGAAGGTGCTCCATAATAAACATCAGGGCTCCACATATGGAAAGGTGCCAATGCTACTTTGAATGCCAATGCACAAAGAATCAATAATACACCCAAGATGAACATGGCATCATGAGGATTTGAAACTCCGAAATTCTGGATTTTATATAAATCAAAACTTCCAACACTTCCGTAGATGAATGCAATACCAAACAATAGGAAACCTGTTGCGAATGCCCCCATCAGGAAATATTTTATGGAAGCTTCGTTTGATCTTAGATCTGTTTTGTTAGCTCCCGCCATTACATATAAAGGAATAGAAAGGATTTCAACTCCTAAGAATAGCGTTACCATGTTTTGATATCCGAAAAGGATAATTCCACCACACAATGCGAAAAGCATTAATGCGTATAATTCTGACTGGTGGCTTCTGTGGTTGCTGAATGCAAAACCTCCCAAAAAGAATAATAATAATGTCGTTACGATTGATATTTTTGTGAATAACGCAGTATTCCCGGTATAGTCATACATATGTCTGTACTGTGCAAAGAAAGCACATTCAGGCATGAAACTTACCCATAATGCGATGATTAATCCCAAAATCCCAATGTATCTTGCGAATTTCCCTTGTTCAAAAACTCCTGAAAATAACGCAACAACTGCCGTTAGGAAAACAATAATTAAAACACTCATTTCTTAAAATATCAAATTAGCTTACCATTGATTGGTAGATAAACTTCAACGAACTATTCACCATTTCGATTATCGGTTGTGGGAAAATACCAAATACAATCACAAAAACCGCTAAACTTGCCAATACAGAGAATTCTACTGCAGAAAGATCTTTTACTGTGCTTAAAACAGCATCATCACCTTGCCCGAACATTGCTTTTCCATAGAATCTCAATAAATAGACAGCAGCAAGAATTACCGTAAGACCGGCGATTACCGCTGCCAATCCGTTAAAATCATATACAGACTTTAACAAGATAAATTCCCCGATGAATCCATTAGTCAACGGAACTCCCATTGAACCTAATATAATGATCAGGAACAACACCGCAAACTTAGGAGCTACTTTCGCCAAACCTCCCATTTGTCTGATGTCTCTTGATTTAAATCTCTTGTATAAAATATCACAACAGTAGAATAAACCTACCACGTTGATACCGTGAGCAAAAGTTTGTACCAAAGCTCCTTCAGCACCTTCTATTGTGAAAGTTCCTCTTAAAGTAACCACCGCAGAAGCGAAGATACCTGCCACCATTAATCCAACGTGAGAAAAAGAAGAATAGGCAATGATTCTCTTCATATCAGTCTGAATGATCGCGATCAATGCTCCGTGAACAATTCCCACAATTGCCAAAATAATTACGATCTGCCCTGAAATTCCTGCAATCGGAAGGGGAGTGATTGGTAATAAATAACGCATCACTCCATATACTGCCATTTTAAGCATGATACCCGATAAAAGCATCGACCCCTGAGTCGGTGAATAGGTATAGGTATCCGGTTGCCAAGTATGGAAAGGGAATACAGGTAATTTCACTGCAAAAGCAAAGAAAATAAACCAGAATACCACAGTCTGTTGTGTTTCGTTTAATTGAGCATTATATAAATCTGTCAGCGCAAAAGATGCAGAGTTGTTATACACATAAATCAATCCTGCTAACATGAATAATGACCCAACGAATGTATATACGAAGAATTTCGTAGTGAATTCAAATCTTTTATTTTCCTGACCCCAAAGTCCGGCAATGAACCAGATCGGAATCAAAGTTACTTCCCAGAAAATGTAGAACAATAGCCCGTCAAGCGAAGTGAAAACTCCTACAAGACCGAATTGCATTAGCAGGATCAAACCGTAGAATGTGTTTCTGTAGCTTACATTTTCATTAAAAGAAGATAAAATAATGATTGGCGTTAAAATATTAGTCAGCAATAAAAGAAGCAAACTCATCCCATCGATACCGAAGTGAAGAGAGCTTTTCATAAATTGTGACCAAGGGTAGTTGATCTCGTGCTGCAATACGCTGTCTACCGTCGGATTAAAATCAAAATCCGCCGCGATGTAGAACGTTACAAGCATTTGAACCAATGCAATTCCCAATGCCAAATATTTGCTGGATTTATCTTTCCACGCAAAAACTAATCCCGAACCTACTAGAGGTAATAGTAATAATGTTAATAATAAACCAGACATTATTGTAATATAAAGTTAACAATCAGTATAATTCCTACAGCTAAAGACATGATCAAAATGTAATTCTCAACATTTCCGTTCTGAATACGCTTCATCGCTTTTCCGCTGTCTTCGGCACCTTCGCCTACGAAGTCTACAAAACGATCAAGAATACCTTTATCAAACATCTTTCCTCCGCGTCCTAATCCTTCAACAGTTTTTACAATTAATGCATTGTAAAGTTCGTCAACATATAATTTTTTAGCAGACAGTTTTTCCCATCCGGTATATTGTTCTTCAGGAAGTGCTTGTTTTTTCTTGTTCACGTAAGTATTTTTAACGATGAACCAAACACAGAAGAACATTAGAACTGTTGCTCCTAAAAGTATCATTTCAGTACCAAACGGAACTCCCGAAAGAGTAGCTTCCATTTGTTTAAAGCTTTCCTCAGTAAGAACCGGCTTCAACCACTCCATTAATTTTGCATAATGACCGTGACCGATGAAGTGAGGAAGGTTAATTAATCCTCCTACAACAGAAAGAATAGCCAATACGATCAATGGTAAGGTCATATTTGACGGACTTTCGTGTAAGTGGTGTTTTTGATCTTCAGTACCTCTGAACTCTCCGTGGAAAGTTAAATAGTACAATCTGAACATATAGGTTGCAGTAATAGCCGCTAAAATGAATAATAATACCCAATAGATTGGATTTTTAGCAAAGGCTGCTACTAAAATTTCGTCTTTTGAAATCATCCCTGATAATAGAGGGAATCCTGAAATAGCCAATGTTCCGATTAGGAAAGTTGCGTGAGTGATCGGAATGTATTTTTTCAGACCTCCCATAAAACGCATATCCTGCTCGTTGCTCATGGCGTGGATCACAGAACCTGCTCCCAGGAACAATAATGCTTTGAAGAAAGCGTGCGTCATTACGTGGAACATCGCTGTTGTATACGCTCCAAGTCCTAAAGCAATAAACATAAATCCAAGCTGTGAAACCGTAGAATAGGCCAATACTTTTTTGATATCGTTCTGACGTAGTGCGTAGAATCCTGCCAAAGCAGCTGTTAAGAATCCGATGAATAAAATTCCTCCCTGAACAGTTGGTGCTAAAGTAAATAAGAAGTTTGATCTTACTACTAAATAGATACCCGCAGTTACCATCGTTGCCGCGTGAATTAACGCAGAAACTGGAGTTGGACCAGCCATCGCATCCGGTAACCATGTATATAACGGAACCTGAGCAGATTTACCCGTTGCACCGATAAATAAACTCGCCGTAATAAAGATAATTACGCTTCCGTCTAATTCAAATTTTCCTGCGTTTTCTGCTACCGTAAGGTAATCAACAGCGTTTGTTTGTCCGGCAATCATGAAAATACCGATCAATAACGCAAGGTCACCAATTCTGTTCATGATGAAAGCTTTTCTTGCCGCTTTACCATATTCTTCGTTGGTATACCAGAATCCGATTAGTAAGTAAGAACACAATCCTACACCTTCCCATCCGATGAATAGGATTAGGTAGTTGCTTCCCATTACTAATAATAACATTGAGAAGATAAATAAGTTCAGATAAGTGAAAAACTTATAGAAACCTTTATCGTGGCTCATATATCCGATAGAATACAGGTGAATTAAAGATCCGATCCCTGTGATGATCATCACCATCATTAATGATAACTGATCAATCTGGAATCCGAAATTGATCTGAACTCCGTTTATTCTAAACCATTCAAAAGCTTTTACAATTACAGGCTGACTTTCAGAATCAAAATTCATGAAAATACTCACTGCGATGCAGAAAGATGCAAAAACCATTGCCGTAGCCAAGCTACCTACAACAATTTTTGGAAGATTTTTTCCGAATAAACCATTAATAAGAAACCCTAAAAGTGGTAAAAGTACTATTGCATATACTAAATTCTCCATTCCTATCCTCTTAATTTATTAAATATACTAACATCAACAGAACGGGTATTTCTATACAGCATGGCAATAATTGCCAAACCTACTGCTACTTCTGCAGCAGCAACCACCATAATGAAGAAAACTAAAAGTTGTCCGTCGCCGTTACCCTTGTACGCAGAAAATGCGGCCAATAAAAGGTTCGTAGAATTTAGCATAAGCTCAACACAACCCAAAATAACAATAGCATTTTTTCTCAACAATACTCCCAACACTCCCAAACAGAACAATACTGAAGAAAGAATGATGAAATAATTCAGAGGGATGCTTTGTATAAATGTATTTACTTCTCCCATAATTTTATAAATCTTTTTTACCGATTAATACCGCACCTACGATACCTGCCAAAATAAGGATGGATGCAAGCTCAAACGGTAAAACATATTCATTAAACAAAAGTCTACCCAGATTTTTTGTCAAACCAACACCTCTGTCTACATTTTCAACAGCAATATGGTTGTCCTGAACTCCTCTGAATACTCCTAGAACACCAATTAATAAAAGACCGGCCGTAAAAACTCCAATAAATTTTAAAGTATTGTTCTTCTTACTTTCGTCTTGTTTATTAAGGTTAAGCATCATCAGGATATAAAGGAATAATACCATGATCGCTCCGGCGTAAACAATAATCTGGATAATCGCAAGGAATTGTGCATTCAGAAGGATGTACATACCCGCAATAGAAAACATCGTAACAATTAATGACAAAATAGCATATAAAGGATTTCTCGCAAATACGAAATACACCGCACTTGCCACTGCTAAAAACGCCACCAAGAAAAATAAAAACTGATCCATTATTTTACCGCATTTTTTTGTTTCTCGGATTGTCTTTCAGTGATATCAATCCTTTCATTTATTTTTTCAACCAATTTATCTTTTCCATAGATAAAAGAACCTCTGTTGGTTTCCACGTCTACCAATCTGTCGGTAAGATAGATAGCAGATTTAGGACAAGCTTCTTCACACATACCACAGAAGATACATCTCAGCATATTGATTTCATATACGGAAGCGTATTTCTCTTCTCTGTAAAGGTGTTTTTCCTCTTTTGTTCTTTCAGCAGCAGTCATTGTAATTGCTTCTGCAGGACATGCCACCGCACAAAGTCCGCAAGCCGTACATCTTTCTCGGCCTTCCTCGTCTCTTTTCAAAACGTGCTGACCTCTCCAGATATCTGCTCTCGGTTTCTGTACTTCCGGATATGAATATACTGCGGGAGCACCTTTCAATACGGTTCTTACAGCATGCTTAAATGTAATCCCCATTCCTGTAAAAATCGCAGGTAAGTAGATTTTTTCAGCAAGGGTCATTTCTTTATTAGAAACAACTTTTGATCTGTTCGTAAGTTTCATTTAATTATAGATGTTAGATGTTAGACATTAGATTTTAGACTAATCTTGTCCGTTATCTTAATTAATTTTAAATTTTAATTTCCAAATGCTAAAATTACAGCTCCTGTAACCAGCAAGTTTACCAATGCCATTGGGATTAAAGTCTTCCAACCCAAATGCATTAATTGGTCATATCTAAATCTTGGAAGCGTCCATCTGATCCACATGAAGATCAAAATTCCGATTACCGTTTTCGTTAAGAATGCTACAATACTCAGGATACCTGCTGTGTTTTCACCCCAGTGTTGAGTTACCCATTCAATTCCCGGATAGTTGTAACCTCCGAAGAAAAGCACTACCATAAATGCATTGGAAATAAACATATTCACGTATTCACCGAACATATATAATCCTAATTTCATGGATGAGTATTCTGTAGAATATCCTGTTACCAATTCAGATTCACATTCCGGTAAATCGAAAGGGTGTCTGTTTGTTTCTGCCAAAGCTGCTACAATGAAAACAAGGAAAGCGATCGGCTGATAGAAAATATTCCAGTTAAGACCTGAAACCCAAGGAATAACTCCCCAAAGTTTTCCATTGGTCTGGCTTGCTGTAATTTCTTTTAAATCTAAACTTCCCGTCATCATAATAATAGAAAGTAAAGCCAATCCCATTGCTAATTCGTAAGAAATCATCTGAGAAGAAGCACGAATCGCCCCTAATAATGAATATTTGTTGTTCGAAGCCCAACCCCCGATCATAATTCCGTAAACACCAATTGAAGCCATTCCGATGATGAAAAGTACACCAACATCGATGTTAGCCACCTGAAGATCATAAGAAGTACCTGCAATATTTAAACTTTTACCCCAAGGAATAACCGCTCCGGTGATTAATGAAATAAACATTACCAAAGCCGGCCCCAATACGAAAAGGAATTTTTCTGCATTGGCAGGTGTAAAATCTTCTTTAAAGAAAAACTTTCCACCGTCAGCAAGAGGCTGCAGCAATCCGAAAGGCCCTGCTCTGTTAGGCCCAATTCTATCCTGCATGATAGAGGCAACTTTTCTTTCTGCCCAGGTAGAGTAGGCTGCAATCGTTAACGAAAGCAGGAAAAGCGCTAATACAAGTATAAGTTTAAATGTAAGTAAATCCATTCTGAATTTTA
Proteins encoded in this window:
- a CDS encoding NADH-quinone oxidoreductase subunit N, translating into MSVLIIVFLTAVVALFSGVFEQGKFARYIGILGLIIALWVSFMPECAFFAQYRHMYDYTGNTALFTKISIVTTLLLFFLGGFAFSNHRSHQSELYALMLFALCGGIILFGYQNMVTLFLGVEILSIPLYVMAGANKTDLRSNEASIKYFLMGAFATGFLLFGIAFIYGSVGSFDLYKIQNFGVSNPHDAMFILGVLLILCALAFKVALAPFHMWSPDVYYGAPSLITAFMASVVKISGFFALFRLMTIGFGGVTAEWINVFGVFLIITLLLANVMGLAQTNAKRMLAYSSVSHAGYIGLVFFGMTSLSTYNLAFYLFAYALSTVGVFMCLIYVEKLKRETSFGAFKGLAKTEPLLATVAAISMLSMAGVPLTAGFMGKFALFSQAMNSNHGVFLVLVAVLGSAVSIAYYLRLIISMFFFKESTFKSSEKVTLTYNIVGVFVIASIIVLGVFPDLFARLVGF
- a CDS encoding complex I subunit 4 family protein; amino-acid sequence: MSGLLLTLLLLPLVGSGLVFAWKDKSSKYLALGIALVQMLVTFYIAADFDFNPTVDSVLQHEINYPWSQFMKSSLHFGIDGMSLLLLLLTNILTPIIILSSFNENVSYRNTFYGLILLMQFGLVGVFTSLDGLLFYIFWEVTLIPIWFIAGLWGQENKRFEFTTKFFVYTFVGSLFMLAGLIYVYNNSASFALTDLYNAQLNETQQTVVFWFIFFAFAVKLPVFPFHTWQPDTYTYSPTQGSMLLSGIMLKMAVYGVMRYLLPITPLPIAGISGQIVIILAIVGIVHGALIAIIQTDMKRIIAYSSFSHVGLMVAGIFASAVVTLRGTFTIEGAEGALVQTFAHGINVVGLFYCCDILYKRFKSRDIRQMGGLAKVAPKFAVLFLIIILGSMGVPLTNGFIGEFILLKSVYDFNGLAAVIAGLTVILAAVYLLRFYGKAMFGQGDDAVLSTVKDLSAVEFSVLASLAVFVIVFGIFPQPIIEMVNSSLKFIYQSMVS
- the nuoL gene encoding NADH-quinone oxidoreductase subunit L, with the protein product MENLVYAIVLLPLLGFLINGLFGKNLPKIVVGSLATAMVFASFCIAVSIFMNFDSESQPVIVKAFEWFRINGVQINFGFQIDQLSLMMVMIITGIGSLIHLYSIGYMSHDKGFYKFFTYLNLFIFSMLLLVMGSNYLILFIGWEGVGLCSYLLIGFWYTNEEYGKAARKAFIMNRIGDLALLIGIFMIAGQTNAVDYLTVAENAGKFELDGSVIIFITASLFIGATGKSAQVPLYTWLPDAMAGPTPVSALIHAATMVTAGIYLVVRSNFLFTLAPTVQGGILFIGFLTAALAGFYALRQNDIKKVLAYSTVSQLGFMFIALGLGAYTTAMFHVMTHAFFKALLFLGAGSVIHAMSNEQDMRFMGGLKKYIPITHATFLIGTLAISGFPLLSGMISKDEILVAAFAKNPIYWVLLFILAAITATYMFRLYYLTFHGEFRGTEDQKHHLHESPSNMTLPLIVLAILSVVGGLINLPHFIGHGHYAKLMEWLKPVLTEESFKQMEATLSGVPFGTEMILLGATVLMFFCVWFIVKNTYVNKKKQALPEEQYTGWEKLSAKKLYVDELYNALIVKTVEGLGRGGKMFDKGILDRFVDFVGEGAEDSGKAMKRIQNGNVENYILIMSLAVGIILIVNFILQ
- the nuoK gene encoding NADH-quinone oxidoreductase subunit NuoK, with product MGEVNTFIQSIPLNYFIILSSVLFCLGVLGVLLRKNAIVILGCVELMLNSTNLLLAAFSAYKGNGDGQLLVFFIMVVAAAEVAVGLAIIAMLYRNTRSVDVSIFNKLRG
- a CDS encoding NADH-quinone oxidoreductase subunit J family protein, with product MDQFLFFLVAFLAVASAVYFVFARNPLYAILSLIVTMFSIAGMYILLNAQFLAIIQIIVYAGAIMVLFLYILMMLNLNKQDESKKNNTLKFIGVFTAGLLLIGVLGVFRGVQDNHIAVENVDRGVGLTKNLGRLLFNEYVLPFELASILILAGIVGAVLIGKKDL
- a CDS encoding NuoI/complex I 23 kDa subunit family protein gives rise to the protein MKLTNRSKVVSNKEMTLAEKIYLPAIFTGMGITFKHAVRTVLKGAPAVYSYPEVQKPRADIWRGQHVLKRDEEGRERCTACGLCAVACPAEAITMTAAERTKEEKHLYREEKYASVYEINMLRCIFCGMCEEACPKSAIYLTDRLVDVETNRGSFIYGKDKLVEKINERIDITERQSEKQKNAVK
- the nuoH gene encoding NADH-quinone oxidoreductase subunit NuoH, which encodes MDLLTFKLILVLALFLLSLTIAAYSTWAERKVASIMQDRIGPNRAGPFGLLQPLADGGKFFFKEDFTPANAEKFLFVLGPALVMFISLITGAVIPWGKSLNIAGTSYDLQVANIDVGVLFIIGMASIGVYGIMIGGWASNNKYSLLGAIRASSQMISYELAMGLALLSIIMMTGSLDLKEITASQTNGKLWGVIPWVSGLNWNIFYQPIAFLVFIVAALAETNRHPFDLPECESELVTGYSTEYSSMKLGLYMFGEYVNMFISNAFMVVLFFGGYNYPGIEWVTQHWGENTAGILSIVAFLTKTVIGILIFMWIRWTLPRFRYDQLMHLGWKTLIPMALVNLLVTGAVILAFGN